Proteins encoded within one genomic window of Brachybacterium sp. P6-10-X1:
- a CDS encoding tripartite tricarboxylate transporter substrate binding protein produces the protein MTHTPRSRPLLSSLAGAAALALVATGCSGGAGGGGGADREAVQACNDINAEYPDGPVELIVPWAAGGGTDGVARLIGDQLSTQMGSNINVVNRTGGSGVVGHQAMADADPDGQTIGLVTVEIGMMHWQGLTDLTGEDLTAISQMNEDGAGITVAADAEWDSAEELLTYIEQNPGEVTSSGTGQGGIWHLALLGMLMDNGLPVDSVNFVPSEGAAPALQEMVAGGIDMTTNSLGESQTMLDSDRAKALAVMGTERDPNFPDVPTLEEQTGSDYSMTVWRGIAGPKDMEPTVVEELECHLGLIAESEEFNEFMADSGLGVKYRGAEEFQQLMAEDDAAKGEVMEEAGLAK, from the coding sequence GCACTCGCACTCGTGGCCACCGGATGCTCCGGCGGCGCCGGCGGCGGGGGCGGCGCCGACCGGGAGGCCGTCCAGGCCTGCAACGACATCAACGCCGAGTACCCCGACGGCCCCGTCGAACTGATCGTCCCCTGGGCCGCCGGCGGCGGCACCGACGGCGTCGCACGCCTCATCGGCGACCAGCTCTCGACCCAGATGGGCAGCAACATCAACGTCGTCAACCGCACCGGCGGCTCCGGCGTCGTCGGCCATCAGGCCATGGCCGACGCGGATCCGGACGGCCAGACCATCGGCCTGGTCACCGTCGAGATCGGGATGATGCACTGGCAGGGCCTGACCGACCTCACCGGCGAGGACCTCACCGCGATCTCGCAGATGAACGAGGACGGCGCCGGGATCACCGTGGCCGCCGACGCCGAGTGGGACAGCGCCGAGGAGCTGCTGACCTACATCGAGCAGAACCCCGGGGAGGTCACCTCCTCCGGCACCGGCCAGGGCGGCATCTGGCACCTCGCCCTGCTGGGCATGCTGATGGACAACGGTCTGCCGGTGGACTCGGTGAACTTCGTGCCCTCCGAGGGGGCGGCCCCGGCGCTGCAGGAGATGGTCGCCGGCGGCATCGACATGACCACGAACTCCCTCGGCGAGTCCCAGACCATGCTCGACTCCGACCGCGCCAAGGCGCTGGCCGTGATGGGCACCGAACGCGACCCGAACTTCCCCGACGTCCCCACCCTCGAGGAGCAGACCGGCTCGGACTACAGCATGACCGTCTGGCGCGGCATCGCCGGCCCGAAGGACATGGAGCCCACAGTGGTCGAGGAGCTCGAGTGCCACCTGGGCCTGATCGCGGAGTCCGAGGAGTTCAACGAGTTCATGGCCGACTCCGGGCTGGGCGTGAAGTACCGCGGCGCCGAGGAGTTCCAGCAGCTCATGGCGGAGGACGACGCGGCCAAGGGCGAGGTCATGGAGGAAGCGGGGCTCGCGAAGTGA
- a CDS encoding zinc-binding dehydrogenase — translation MRALVLTDFHQLDLVETARPEPGPGEVLLRICATGICGSDFHGFTGDNGRRGPGQIMGHESSGTIAALGAGVDAAALPVGAPATFNPVVVPDELVEQYRDREQHAPGKQVIGVAQEVQASFADYLVVPERNVLLLDPAMPLHLGALIEPLAVAVHAVGLGGPRPGETALVVGGGPIGQSVVLALQRAGARDIAVSERDPRRRELVAALGVTALDPSAAPLAEQVGAVLGAPADLAVDAVGLSATLTDALAATALGGRVVLVGMGSPRLELDAFAISTEERSVIGSFTYSARDFADAATWIGEHVHQVTPLVSSIVGPEQAQESFTALAAGRGPAGKILVRFDEHDPSDRLDQEERPA, via the coding sequence GTGCGAGCACTCGTCCTGACCGACTTCCATCAGCTCGACCTGGTCGAGACCGCGCGGCCGGAGCCCGGTCCGGGCGAGGTGCTGCTGCGCATCTGCGCCACCGGCATCTGTGGCTCCGACTTCCACGGTTTCACCGGGGACAACGGTCGCCGAGGGCCCGGTCAGATCATGGGCCACGAATCCTCCGGCACGATCGCCGCCCTCGGCGCGGGGGTCGACGCCGCGGCGCTGCCGGTGGGGGCGCCGGCCACCTTCAACCCGGTCGTGGTCCCCGACGAGCTGGTCGAGCAGTACCGGGACCGGGAGCAGCACGCCCCCGGCAAGCAGGTCATCGGCGTCGCCCAGGAGGTCCAGGCCTCCTTCGCGGACTACCTCGTCGTGCCCGAGCGCAACGTCCTGCTGCTGGATCCCGCGATGCCGCTGCACCTGGGAGCCCTCATCGAGCCGCTGGCGGTCGCCGTGCACGCCGTCGGCCTGGGCGGGCCCCGACCCGGGGAGACGGCACTGGTGGTCGGCGGCGGCCCGATCGGTCAGAGCGTCGTGCTCGCGCTGCAGCGTGCGGGCGCGCGGGACATCGCGGTCTCCGAACGCGACCCCCGTCGCCGGGAGCTGGTCGCCGCTCTCGGCGTCACCGCGCTCGACCCGTCGGCCGCGCCCCTGGCCGAGCAGGTCGGCGCCGTGCTGGGGGCGCCGGCCGACCTCGCCGTCGACGCCGTCGGCCTCAGCGCCACCCTGACCGACGCGCTCGCCGCGACCGCGCTCGGCGGCCGCGTGGTGCTCGTGGGCATGGGGTCGCCGCGACTCGAGCTGGACGCCTTCGCGATCAGCACCGAGGAGCGCTCGGTCATCGGCTCCTTCACCTACTCCGCCCGGGACTTCGCCGACGCCGCCACCTGGATCGGCGAGCACGTCCACCAGGTGACCCCGTTGGTCAGCAGCATCGTCGGCCCCGAGCAGGCCCAGGAGTCCTTCACCGCGCTCGCGGCCGGACGGGGCCCGGCCGGCAAGATCCTCGTCCGCTTCGACGAGCACGACCCGTCCGACCGGCTCGACCAGGAGGAACGGCCCGCATGA
- the rhmD gene encoding L-rhamnonate dehydratase yields the protein MSTHQRTIAHVRAHTVTGGGADYHDQGSDHWIDDHIATPMSVYPGYADSRQSFGINVLGTLMVEIEADDGTVGFAVSTGGELGAWIVEKHLVRFLEGAPVTDLERIWDQMYRSTLFYGRRGIVLNTISAIDLALYDLLGRLRQEPVYAVLGGPVREELSMYATGARPDIARDLGFLGGKMPLHHGPADGEDGMEQNIALLADMRERVGEDFWLMYDCWMSLDLDYATRLAHRAHEHGLRWLEEALIPDDYWGYQQLRKNAPPGMLITTGEHEATRWGFRQLLEMGAADIIQPDVGWCGGITELLKISALADAHGAMVVPHGSSVYSYHFVITRTNSPFSEFLMMHPSAEEIVPMFSPMLLGEPVPVDGKIRVPDTPGFGVEFNPEIPTRRPYTH from the coding sequence ATGAGCACCCACCAGCGCACCATCGCCCATGTCCGCGCCCACACCGTCACCGGCGGCGGCGCCGATTACCACGATCAGGGCAGCGACCACTGGATCGACGACCATATCGCCACCCCCATGTCGGTCTACCCCGGCTACGCCGACTCCCGCCAATCCTTCGGCATCAACGTGCTGGGCACCCTCATGGTCGAGATCGAGGCCGATGACGGCACCGTCGGGTTCGCCGTCTCCACCGGCGGCGAGCTCGGGGCCTGGATCGTCGAGAAGCACCTGGTGCGCTTCCTCGAGGGCGCACCGGTCACCGACCTCGAGCGGATCTGGGACCAGATGTACCGCTCCACGCTGTTCTACGGCCGTCGCGGCATCGTGCTGAACACGATCAGCGCCATCGACCTCGCGCTCTACGACCTGCTGGGCCGACTGCGGCAGGAGCCGGTGTACGCGGTGCTGGGCGGCCCGGTGCGCGAGGAGCTGAGCATGTACGCCACGGGCGCCCGGCCCGACATCGCGAGGGACCTCGGCTTCCTCGGCGGCAAGATGCCGCTGCACCACGGCCCGGCCGACGGCGAGGACGGGATGGAGCAGAACATCGCCCTGCTCGCCGACATGCGCGAGCGGGTGGGCGAGGACTTCTGGCTGATGTACGACTGCTGGATGTCGCTCGACCTCGACTACGCCACCCGCCTGGCGCACCGGGCCCACGAGCACGGACTGCGCTGGCTCGAGGAGGCGCTGATCCCCGACGACTACTGGGGCTACCAGCAGCTGAGGAAGAACGCGCCGCCGGGGATGCTGATCACCACCGGCGAGCACGAGGCCACCCGCTGGGGCTTCCGCCAGCTGCTGGAGATGGGCGCGGCCGACATCATCCAGCCCGACGTCGGCTGGTGCGGCGGCATCACCGAGCTGCTGAAGATCTCCGCGCTCGCCGACGCCCACGGCGCGATGGTGGTCCCGCACGGCTCCTCGGTGTACTCCTACCACTTCGTGATCACCCGGACGAACAGCCCCTTCAGCGAGTTCCTGATGATGCACCCGAGCGCCGAGGAGATCGTTCCGATGTTCTCCCCGATGCTGCTCGGCGAACCCGTCCCCGTGGACGGGAAGATCCGGGTGCCGGACACCCCCGGCTTCGGGGTCGAGTTCAACCCCGAGATCCCGACCCGTCGGCCCTACACGCACTGA
- a CDS encoding tripartite tricarboxylate transporter TctB family protein: protein MTSAETDSSREGANPVDSSLRVNLVIGAASVLLGAVVIPYGASMPYIREGIPGPGLFPMMIGGFLVLFGALVIIMSLRAARRRQAASAPAAEAGPVAVAATDGEDPAAAPETRAVMDTDIGSDGPRRWINGAILMGGIVFFVLAAEPLGFPLTMAILVFAIVFSLRARWWVALLTAVLSSVGLWAMFELGLMVQLPDGIIQGF from the coding sequence GTGACCTCCGCGGAGACGGACAGCTCGCGGGAGGGCGCGAACCCTGTGGACAGCTCGCTGCGCGTGAACCTGGTGATCGGCGCCGCGAGCGTCCTCCTCGGCGCCGTGGTGATCCCCTACGGGGCGTCGATGCCGTACATCCGCGAGGGCATTCCCGGTCCGGGCCTGTTCCCGATGATGATCGGCGGCTTCCTGGTCCTGTTCGGGGCGCTCGTGATCATCATGAGCCTGCGCGCGGCGCGACGGAGGCAGGCCGCTTCCGCCCCGGCGGCGGAGGCCGGGCCGGTCGCGGTCGCGGCGACCGACGGGGAGGACCCCGCCGCCGCCCCGGAGACCCGGGCGGTGATGGACACGGACATCGGGTCCGACGGACCCCGCCGCTGGATCAACGGCGCGATCCTGATGGGCGGCATCGTCTTCTTCGTGCTCGCCGCCGAGCCGCTCGGGTTCCCGCTGACCATGGCGATCCTCGTGTTCGCCATCGTGTTCTCGCTGCGGGCGAGGTGGTGGGTCGCGCTCCTGACCGCCGTGCTCTCGTCCGTCGGCCTGTGGGCCATGTTCGAGCTGGGCCTGATGGTCCAGCTGCCCGACGGCATCATCCAGGGGTTCTGA
- a CDS encoding tripartite tricarboxylate transporter permease, whose protein sequence is MIGNFEGALALVADPTTILVMVLAALFGLVIGSLPGMTATLAAALLVPFTFFLDPVPAIAAIITMSAMAIFAGDIPSALLRIPGTPSSAAYTEDAFALTRNGKGSLGLGVSLMASVLGGLFGAVVLIFVSPILGEFALRFTSFEYFWVAVLGLTAAVIVSKGAQLKGAIALMIGLLVSTVGLDVTLGHPRFTFGNEELYRGVDFIAAMIGLFGLSEVLRAVTARKGQSMPIPRVEGRGALRSALAAIGRNKTRVASGSTIGGVVGALPGAGADIAAWISYAFTRSTSRKKPGDTADDKRLEAIAGASSANNAGIASAYVPTLAFGIPGDTITAILVGVLLVKGITPGPDLFLYQTDTLYALYLIFIVANLLLLPLGFLLIRASGFVLRIPRTVLMGLIVSISICGAFAINNGYLEVGLMVIFGVLGYLFEKGGIPLAPVVLGIVLGPIVESNFMQSVIKTDWDLTQFFTRPISAVLIVLVILAIAASPMMSWLGKRAERSASMKAVQDEEGSSVSS, encoded by the coding sequence ATGATCGGGAACTTCGAAGGCGCCCTGGCCCTGGTCGCCGATCCCACGACGATCCTGGTCATGGTGCTCGCTGCCCTGTTCGGCCTGGTCATCGGGTCTCTGCCGGGCATGACCGCCACTCTCGCGGCGGCCTTGCTGGTGCCGTTCACCTTCTTCCTGGATCCGGTGCCGGCGATCGCCGCGATCATCACCATGTCGGCCATGGCGATCTTCGCCGGCGACATCCCCAGCGCCCTGCTGCGCATCCCTGGCACCCCCTCGTCAGCGGCGTACACGGAGGACGCCTTCGCCCTGACTCGCAACGGCAAGGGATCGCTCGGCCTCGGTGTCTCCCTGATGGCCTCCGTGCTCGGCGGGCTGTTCGGGGCGGTGGTGCTGATCTTCGTCTCCCCGATCCTGGGCGAGTTCGCGCTGCGCTTCACCAGCTTCGAGTACTTCTGGGTGGCGGTGCTGGGCCTGACCGCGGCGGTGATCGTCTCGAAGGGAGCGCAGCTGAAGGGCGCGATCGCCCTGATGATCGGTCTGCTGGTCTCGACCGTCGGCCTCGACGTCACGCTCGGGCACCCGCGCTTCACCTTCGGCAACGAGGAGCTGTACCGGGGCGTCGACTTCATCGCCGCGATGATCGGCCTGTTCGGGCTCTCGGAGGTGCTGCGCGCGGTCACCGCCCGCAAGGGTCAGTCGATGCCGATCCCGCGGGTCGAGGGCAGAGGCGCTCTGCGCTCCGCCCTCGCGGCGATCGGACGGAACAAGACCCGCGTGGCCTCCGGCTCGACCATCGGAGGCGTGGTCGGCGCCCTGCCCGGCGCGGGCGCCGACATCGCGGCCTGGATCTCCTACGCGTTCACCCGATCCACCAGCCGGAAGAAGCCCGGCGACACGGCCGACGACAAGCGCCTGGAGGCGATCGCCGGTGCCTCCAGCGCCAACAACGCGGGCATCGCCTCGGCCTACGTGCCGACTCTGGCCTTCGGCATCCCCGGGGACACCATCACGGCGATCCTGGTCGGCGTGCTGCTGGTCAAGGGCATCACCCCTGGTCCGGACCTGTTCCTGTACCAGACCGACACCCTGTACGCGCTCTACCTCATCTTCATCGTCGCCAATCTGCTCCTGCTGCCGCTGGGTTTCCTGCTGATCCGGGCCTCCGGGTTCGTGCTCCGGATCCCGCGGACGGTGCTGATGGGGCTGATCGTGTCGATCTCGATCTGCGGGGCCTTCGCCATCAACAACGGCTACCTCGAGGTGGGCCTGATGGTGATCTTCGGAGTGCTGGGATACCTCTTCGAGAAGGGCGGCATCCCGCTGGCGCCGGTGGTGCTGGGGATCGTGCTGGGCCCGATCGTCGAGAGCAACTTCATGCAGTCGGTGATCAAGACCGACTGGGACCTGACGCAGTTCTTCACCCGTCCCATCAGCGCGGTCCTGATCGTCCTGGTGATCCTGGCGATCGCGGCCTCGCCGATGATGAGCTGGCTGGGCAAGCGCGCCGAGCGGTCGGCGTCGATGAAGGCGGTGCAGGACGAGGAGGGCTCCTCGGTCAGCTCCTGA
- a CDS encoding SDR family NAD(P)-dependent oxidoreductase has translation MTAATDPEFAGLTALVTGGGAGIGAATIDALQARGAATAALDLDPSGAPDGAVRIEVDVTDSAAVRAAVDRAAAELGGLDIVINNAGIGAQGGVEANDDAEWTRVLDVNVISVARVTTAALPHLRRSDAAAVVNTASIASMLGLPERVLYSASKGAVQAMTLAMAADWVAEGIRVNAVVPGTANTPWIGRLLEKAEDPEAERAALNARQPHGRLVEPEEVAEAHCYLASPRNRSTTGVLLPIDGGMTNLRTRS, from the coding sequence ATGACTGCAGCGACGGATCCCGAATTCGCCGGGCTCACTGCCCTGGTGACCGGTGGTGGCGCCGGGATCGGCGCGGCCACGATCGACGCCCTCCAGGCCCGTGGAGCGGCGACCGCCGCCCTCGATCTCGACCCGTCGGGCGCTCCGGACGGCGCGGTGCGGATCGAGGTCGATGTCACCGACTCCGCCGCCGTGCGGGCCGCCGTGGACCGCGCCGCCGCCGAGCTCGGCGGTCTGGACATCGTCATCAACAACGCCGGTATCGGCGCCCAGGGCGGGGTCGAGGCCAACGATGACGCCGAGTGGACGCGCGTGCTGGACGTCAACGTGATCTCCGTGGCGCGCGTGACGACGGCGGCCCTCCCCCATCTGCGCAGGTCCGACGCCGCCGCGGTGGTCAACACCGCCTCGATCGCCTCGATGCTGGGCCTTCCCGAGCGCGTGCTCTACTCCGCCTCCAAGGGAGCGGTGCAGGCGATGACCCTGGCCATGGCCGCGGACTGGGTCGCCGAGGGCATCCGGGTGAACGCCGTGGTGCCGGGCACCGCGAACACCCCGTGGATCGGCCGCCTGCTGGAGAAGGCCGAGGATCCCGAGGCCGAGCGGGCCGCGCTGAACGCTCGGCAGCCGCACGGCCGGCTGGTCGAGCCCGAGGAGGTCGCCGAGGCGCACTGCTACCTCGCCTCCCCCCGCAACCGCTCCACCACCGGCGTGCTGCTGCCGATCGACGGCGGGATGACGAACCTGCGCACCCGCTCCTGA